The genomic stretch actatcccctgtgtgcaaggaatggccggggttaccatccactggcggcgagggattcgaacgcaggtcagcaagattgcaagattaataatggtggtggtagtggtagtagtagtcgtaataatagtagtagtagtagtactactactactagtagtagtagtagtagcagtaggagcagtagcagtagcagtagcagtagcagtagcagtagcagcaacaacaacaacggcagtaGTAATATAAGCAGTAGTAGGAGCAGTATTTTTGCATGACCaatacaacagcagcagcaggaacAATCAATAGCCgtgataaaagtaacagtaatgataatcaccagAAAGCCACAACATATCCAGAACACTAGAAATACCAACAGAACAGAATATGAtcctaatgaataaatatataaaacagaccACTCTGCTCCAGTGGATCTCTTTTTGCTTAAAATGAATGAAACAAATGATACATGCACGGAGCATTTTGCAAAGTCAGTAAAGTTCCTAAACATTTGAttcaaagggagggggaaaagagtttTTTGAAAATTGGCAAATTATCAAAATGGACTAAATGATTTGAAAACATGGCATATAATATTTGGAAATACTCTGGAGACTGAGATGAACATACAACAAATCAAGTAAACCGCTGATATTATATACAGTTtcataaatttgaatataaaaaGAAGACATGACACTTGCAGAACACCTATAGTTCTCTTAGTAATAAAATGTAGAGACACTTCCTTCAGTAAAGAAATCAAACCAAGACATTCACAGTTTTCACAAACAACCTAATCATAAAACACGAAGATGCACCGCCCATACGTGAATACATCGAGTTCTCATAGTACTGAAATGTAGACCATACCTTTGTATCCTCTTTACGCCTGCctaggggggtgagaggggggataaTTCACTACTTCTCTACACAAACCAGCTAACTACCAATCACTTACTCATTGAGGTGCTGTCGGTCGAAAGTGTGGTTCGTCTGACCACAACTCCCGAAGAAGCAGTGACACCTGTTGTTGGCACAGTAGAGGACCAGGCCAGTGTGGAGTATGAGGAGTGTGTTGACGATGCACAGGATGCCCATCGGTCCGTAGAAGTAGGCAAGGATCTCCACTCCGTCTGCAGGAGTCATTGTAACGGTTATTAAAGGTGGAGTTTTTAAGGGTTGGGTGTGCCATGTGTGATTCCAAAATTAGGTGTTTATGATTTATAGTTTTTTCTTATTCATGGTGGATAAAGGTGATAATTTTTAGTGTTATGCGTGATTTCCATGTGTCTTTATTGTTGGTGGATATAtcatgatagtaacgataaaaatattaatgggtTATCAGGCTTGCTCTCTCGAACCAATCTGAGATTTTTTTCTGGGTATAATAAGActtcagaatatatataagataatacaaATGGCAAAATAGATAAtgctgttaatgttaatgatcataataatgatggtgatgatcattatgataataatactaatagtaatgaagatgataataactataacaacaaaaccaaaaaagtgGGCTTTCTAACCTCTAAACCAGCATCTGTTCGCAACGAAATTGGGCTTTAAGTACCCGTCCTTGTCTTCCGGCAGGAGTTGCATGACGGCCGCCACAATGCCCATGATAAGCGGGCATCCCCAGGCATACACGGAGCGGACTAAGAATCTGGTCATGTCATCCTGCGTCCTGTGCAGAGGGACACCTTGGACCGAtaacctgagagagagaaaggaaaagtcaaGATCGCTAGTAtgttatttcccccccccccccttttttttcttttttttttgttctttctctgtccgtctgtttctgtgtctgtctgtttctctctcctctctctctcttctctctctctctctctctctctctctctctctctctctctctctctctctctctctctctctctctttctctttatctctttctttctctctctctctctctctttctctttcgttctctctctctctctctctctctctctctctctctctctctctctctctctctctctctctctctctctctctctctatcgattattaattgaaataatggcgtgaaacacacacaatacggtttcctttgattttcaataaaattcctttgtgtttttctgttgtttctcaTAACATCGTGGCTGCGCTGCATTTCGTGTATCATTAAagtcctattatttttatttttattttatttaaatatatttgcgtatgatattatcattttcagtcgtttatatatcaatatttttgttattatctttaagttATCCAGTATTACATCCTCAGTCAACAGCTAGGAAAATGCCCGAAGTAATACGATGGtaatttatatattgtttctcCCATCGATTATGTTGAtcgccattttttttgtttttattaatctatatttattttcgcGACTTCGagttaattaataaatattgtTTGAGTAGCTTCATCTCGTAAAaggaaacgatgatgataatgcacagaaacgaagagaaaaggcaATCGATTTATTTCAAGTCAAAATATAAAACCATGGTTTGTAaggaaacaatatatatttttaatcgtCTTTACAATTCTTCAAAAGCAACTCGTATGAAAGGCCAAAATAAGAGTGAAAACAACCAGACAATATAACTTAGACAAGATTAATGTAAGActtaccagataaaaaaaaaattcgaaggaaaaatataagtgaaaataaccagacaataaaaaactaaagaaaaacagaagtgaaaataatcagagaaagaaaaagagaaaaaaatgcaaatacccAATTGATATAACAATAAGTAAAAATACCATACACTCACCTGACATAAGTCCAGACATCGTAGCAAATCACATTAAGCCagaagaaagtggagaggaaagCCACGTGCAGTAACAAGGCTGAAAATATCCACATGAGTCATTTGTTTATTCCAGCGTTAAAGTATGACGGTGTATCTTTCATAGcttatgttttattatatgtatgtaagtaggtgACCGTATGATCCTGGTGTCTGTAGTGTTTGTCCAATGACAatgttacatatttataaaaaaagaagtgCGTAAAATATGAGCACGTCGGTCTGAAACGAGAATGTTTCCAAAGGTGTTTTCAGACCAATTGCGTTTATTACGTCTTTTGTTTGATTTAACACAAGCATAGATATTTTCACTTCCCTACACTGCAATCATGTGATAGAGTGCATTGACGTGAATATATACGATGCTCGCTAAAGACGAAGGATTAAACTGACCAAACATTCAATAAACAGTTTTTCGGACAATTGCTCTGAGAACACCCACGGACGCGCACAGCTTCAGACGCCTCCAAAACAGCTTACCGAGCGAAACGCACGAGGCCGGCGCCAAGAACTGCGAAAAGGCTTGAGTCGTGAAGAGAGCGGAGTCCGCCACGAGGAGAGAAGCCACGTACGCCGCCAGGTACAGCCCCCGGAGGTCCCTGAGAGCCGGTAAACACAGGTGGCACAGCAGCGTCGCCGCCAGGAACACGCAGGACACCACCAGACCGAGGGGAATCAGCACCCGGCGCACGACCTGCAGGGGCGGAGTGCCAGATAGAAGGGTGTCTGGTTCAAAGGCTGAATATGGCTTAGAATCGAGTATTCAGAATGTTAATGTTCAAAGGCTGAATGTAATTTAGCTTTGTGCATTCAAATTGAATTGTTCAAACGGCTAAATATGATTTAGATTTGAGCATTcaaaatctatctatccaatgGCTAAATACGATTTAGATTCATGCTTTCAAGTCGACTCTGTTCAAATGCTAAATATGACGTAGAACCGCCTCGATCTGCAAATCATTTCCGCATTAGCTAATCTACAGCTAAATGCAGTCTTACCGTCCACGTTGACTCGTCGGCCCCAGTGTGGTGCGGACACACGACCACAGCCAGAGTAGTCGTGACAATATTCCGGCTATCTTGAAGGTCGAGCAGCTGATCCACGCAATAATCTAGAGACGTGTCAGTAATGTTTACATCGTCACCGTAAAATTCAAAGAAATTCTTCGCGTCTGTCGAATTTCCTGTAATGACGTCGGGACTGTCACACTTCGGGAACCTGACGAAGGTGTCTGTCCCTCGTAAAAGGCCCCTCTTGAGACTTCGGCCGACGAGCGACGGGCCGATAAACGAGGCCGGAGCGTCGTAGCAGACACAGTACTCGTTCTGCAGAAGGTAGCCTTCAGGGCAGCATTTCGTATGGCAGACGCCGGCGCGACAGTGCTCTGGGTGGCGCGACGACTCCACGGGAGAGCAAATCAAAACTCGGTATTGGAGGTCGTACGAACTTGTAGGGACCTCCACGCAGAAGTCGTTGACGAAGATCATgttccagtggaatagcagtttGTTTTGAGTATatattatcttgttttctctatCTAATATGACTTTCGTGGCATTCTTATCAGAACAAAAATCAGTAGCCACGTCGAACACTACGGGGCGCTCCTCGGGGTCGTTACAATGGCTGAGGGCGATGGGCAGCGAAAACACAGACTGCTGTGGTAGCCGCTGACATGGGACGTCGTCAGCGCAGCATAAAGGAACTCTCATGTAGTCTTCGCCACTG from Penaeus chinensis breed Huanghai No. 1 chromosome 40, ASM1920278v2, whole genome shotgun sequence encodes the following:
- the LOC125047195 gene encoding probable G-protein coupled receptor Mth-like 1, translated to MRVPLCCADDVPCQRLPQQSVFSLPIALSHCNDPEERPVVFDVATDFCSDKNATKVILDRENKIIYTQNKLLFHWNMIFVNDFCVEVPTSSYDLQYRVLICSPVESSRHPEHCRAGVCHTKCCPEGYLLQNEYCVCYDAPASFIGPSLVGRSLKRGLLRGTDTFVRFPKCDSPDVITGNSTDAKNFFEFYGDDVNITDTSLDYCVDQLLDLQDSRNIVTTTLAVVVCPHHTGADESTWTVVRRVLIPLGLVVSCVFLAATLLCHLCLPALRDLRGLYLAAYVASLLVADSALFTTQAFSQFLAPASCVSLALLLHVAFLSTFFWLNVICYDVWTYVRLSVQGVPLHRTQDDMTRFLVRSVYAWGCPLIMGIVAAVMQLLPEDKDGYLKPNFVANRCWFRDGVEILAYFYGPMGILCIVNTLLILHTGLVLYCANNRCHCFFGSCGQTNHTFDRQHLNEFWQRFGLFAIMASCWLTEVISSIVGSGDSELWAVTDTLNTFQGVFIFITFIRSTKRRRLVQERLEAWVERVERGGLPAPSLPAGMSPSHLLHRLRTSSVWASLGRAHDRAPCRRRPHLSSKQVLDNIIFKEKMEDKKGFNNQAFDEEERDEDPDGEFSRADSVNRSANPIWTVPRWRSLRSNTYFPNEVGDKDDANDAPRKDDDVICENFVDSLSIYSSYSEDGDQRSSASENPQNQRPIFAQWNLLRLKSGSLNLPSGGFAGGAAAGKYSDVVCQGLTRKDSFSKK